GCGTTCTTGCGCCGTGGCGAAGCGCCGCCGCAGCCCGATCCAAGCGCGCCGCAAAAATCGTTCCTGATCTCGGTGCCGTTCTTCCACGCCACCGGCTGTTTCGCGATCATGATCCCGTCGCTGATGTCGGGAAATAAGATCGTCATGCAGCGCCGTTGGGACACGGACCAGGCGCTGCCGCTGATGGAAAAAGAGCGCATCACGCATTTCGGCGGTGTGCCGACGATCGCCTGGCAAGTGCTCGAACATCCGAAGGTCGATGAGTACGATCTTTCTTCGGTCGAAGGCGTCTCTTACGGCGGCGCGCCTGCCGCGCCTGAATTGGTGAAGCGCATCAAAGCGCGCTTTCCCTCCGCCACGCCCGGCCAAGGCTGGGGCATGACCGAAACCTCGGCCACCGCCACCACCAACGCCGGCGAAGATTACGAGCGCAAACCCGCAAGCTGCGGCGTGCCGGCGCCATCGGGCGAAGCCAAGATCGTGGACGACAAAGGCGCCGAGCTGCCGCGCGGCGAGGTTGGCGAACTTTGGTACAAAGGCCCGATTGTCGTGCGCGGCTATTGGCAAAACGATAAAGCCACGGCCGAGACGTTCGTGGACGGCTGGGTGAAAACCGGCGACCTCGCCAAGATGGACGACGAAGGCTTCATCTATATCGTCGACCGCGCCAAGGACATGCTGATCCGCGGCGGCGAGAACATCTATTGCGTCGAAGTCGAGAACGCCCTCTACGACCACCCGGCCGTGATGGACGCAGCTGTGATCGGCAAATCGCATCCTACACTGGGCGAAGAGCCGCTCGCCGTCGTGCATCTGAAACCCGAGATGAAAGCCACGAGCGACGAGCTCCGCCATCACGTCGCGCAAAAGCTCGCGGCGTTCAAAGTGCCGGTCGAAGTGATCTTCTGGCCCGAGACGCTGCCGCGCAACGCCAACGGCAAGATCGTCAAGAAAGACCTGAAGAAGCAACTGGAACAGCCGCAATTCTAGAAGAGAAATGCCGGAAGTGCGCCGCGTACGATCATGGCTTCGCTTCTGATCGTGCGCGACACTGCGCGAAATCCTGGGAGTTCTAAGAATGCTCGTGCTCGTTGAACGCCGCGGCGGCGTCGCCATCGTCACCCTCAATCGTCCCGAGGCGATGAACGCGCTCTCCGCTGCGCTCCGCGTCGAATTGGCGAACGCGTTCGTGGAGCTCAACGCCGACGACGCGATCCGCGCCATCGTACTGACGGGCGCGGGGCAAAAAGCGTTCACCGCCGGGCTCGACCTCAAAGAACTTGGCGCCGGCGCAAGCATCGTGGCCTCCGCCAATCCGACGAGCGCGGAGAAAGACCCGGTGCGAGCGCTCGCGCTCTGCCGCAAGCCGATCATCGGCGCCATCAACGGCGTCGCCATCACCGGCGGCTTCGAATTGGCGCTGGGCTGCGACGTGATCTACGCCTCCACCAACGCGCGCTTCGCCGACACGCACACGCGCGTCGGCATCATGCCGGGTTGGGGCTTGTCGCAAAAACTCTCACGCGTCGTCGGCATCTTCCGCGCCAAGGAACTTTCGCTCTCCGGCAATTTCCTCGACGCGGAAACCGCGTGCGCCTGGGGCCTCGTCAATCGCGTATTCGCGCCGGACGACTTGCTGCCGGCCGCGATCAAGCTTGCCGAGGACATGGCCAGCGCACCGCCGCACATGGTGCAAGCGTATAAGCGCCTCATCGACGAAGGCTTCGCGATGAATTTCGGCGATGGCCTTGCGCACGAGACCGCGACCTCCACCCCACTCAACGCCGCCGTCTCCTCCGCCGCCGTCGAACAAGCCCGCGCCGGCGTCATGGCGCGCGGCCGGGATCAACAATAGGCTTGCATTCAGGTGTCAGCGCGCAAATCTAAAGTCAAAACCAGGAGCGCGCGCCATGACCAAGATCGTTTATGAGATCATCCCGCACGATGGCGGTTGGGCGTTTAAGCTGGGCGACACGATCTCCGAGACGTTCAAGGATCACGACACCGCGTATAACGCGGCCAAGCGTGTCGCGCGCGAGCAGATGATCTCTGGGCAGACGGTCG
This is a stretch of genomic DNA from Vitreimonas flagellata. It encodes these proteins:
- a CDS encoding enoyl-CoA hydratase gives rise to the protein MLVLVERRGGVAIVTLNRPEAMNALSAALRVELANAFVELNADDAIRAIVLTGAGQKAFTAGLDLKELGAGASIVASANPTSAEKDPVRALALCRKPIIGAINGVAITGGFELALGCDVIYASTNARFADTHTRVGIMPGWGLSQKLSRVVGIFRAKELSLSGNFLDAETACAWGLVNRVFAPDDLLPAAIKLAEDMASAPPHMVQAYKRLIDEGFAMNFGDGLAHETATSTPLNAAVSSAAVEQARAGVMARGRDQQ
- a CDS encoding DUF2188 domain-containing protein — protein: MTKIVYEIIPHDGGWAFKLGDTISETFKDHDTAYNAAKRVAREQMISGQTVGISWEDERGRWHDEISRGDDRPEVEVRD
- a CDS encoding class I adenylate-forming enzyme family protein — protein: MSEAAKPAYPAMSIEQAHALLGQPGTMFEITQGEVRGISMKLYKNAPPTLREIYAVAALYGGRDHVVFENERASVNGVRNAAAKFAHELIADGVKPGDRVAIIMRNLPEWPVAFWGAVLAGAIVTPLNAWWTGAELEYGLKDSGASLAVVDAERYERIREHIDNCPNLRKLYVSRSREEIADPRVATVEGVIGGTNEWNALPPIEPPNVPAAADDDVAIFYTSGTTGNPKGAVISHRNIISNMLNSAAGQARAFLRRGEAPPQPDPSAPQKSFLISVPFFHATGCFAIMIPSLMSGNKIVMQRRWDTDQALPLMEKERITHFGGVPTIAWQVLEHPKVDEYDLSSVEGVSYGGAPAAPELVKRIKARFPSATPGQGWGMTETSATATTNAGEDYERKPASCGVPAPSGEAKIVDDKGAELPRGEVGELWYKGPIVVRGYWQNDKATAETFVDGWVKTGDLAKMDDEGFIYIVDRAKDMLIRGGENIYCVEVENALYDHPAVMDAAVIGKSHPTLGEEPLAVVHLKPEMKATSDELRHHVAQKLAAFKVPVEVIFWPETLPRNANGKIVKKDLKKQLEQPQF